The Punica granatum isolate Tunisia-2019 chromosome 4, ASM765513v2, whole genome shotgun sequence sequence TGATTTGCCCCAcaactttattatttttcatttcattcttATAGATTGGAACATCCTTTAGTATGGCCTAAATTATGGAACATCTTCGAAGGTCCTTGACCCTTTATTTTAGGGTTAATAACCTAAAAAAACACGACATTTACacttttctcttattcgagCACGACATTTCGAAAATTGTTTGGAAAAGCACGGCCTTTCATTTTAGTCTCAAATCTAGCACGACGTTAAATTTTCCGTCAATTTTAACGGTAATGCCATGTGTGGTTACGTTATTAGATAAGTGGGTCCCACTTAttgttatttaataaaaacttctaaaaattcaaaaaaaaggGAGGGGTCGACTAAGGCTCAAAGAAGGAGGGGGCTGGCGATGGTGGCCTTGATTGCAGCCACCACTGTCCCAATTGGGTCGATGATGACCCCTGCTATCGTCGCCGACCCTAATTGAGGCGGCGGTGGCCGTGAGCCGGAATCGAACGAGCTCAAAATTGGGGCTCCTTCAATTCTGACGGTGATGGTCTCGATTGCGGCCACCACCACCTCAATCCGTTATTGTCGACCTTGATTGGGGTAGTGCTAGCCGCAATCAAGGCCGCCACCACTGGAATCGAAGGAACCTCAATCGGGGTCGGCAACGATGCAGGATTCATCACCCCTGCTATCGTCACCGATCTCGATTGGGGCGATGGTGGTTGCAATCGAGGCCACCACCGTCGTTTCCTCCTTCTTCGGGCCTCAGCCCATCAGctaatccttttttttccacaaagtttttaattaaataaaaagaaatgggATCCACTCACCTAATATCGTGATGATATGTGGTACTATCGTCTAAAATTGACGAAAAATTTAAAGCCGTGTTATATTTAAGATTAAAATGAAAGGTCGTGcattttttggtaatttttaaaaggttgcgctagaattaaaaaaaaagtgtaaatttcgtgagttttttttttactattaaCACTTTATTTTATTGGGATAGAtggaaaatggagaaaatggTTCCTGATAGGGCACGTTGTTCATCAAGATATCTCCATGCATATCACaaaatctctttttctttgaagaaaaattcttAGAAATCTTTTCTATCGAGCAAAAAGATTATCAAACAAATAAGATGAATTTCCAGCACTTTTGTTGAATAGGAATTTCAGTAGTATAGCACAATTGATGTTTGACATCACAAGATACAAAGTTGCATAGATCGTTATCTTTGTCACTTTCCAAACCGACATCTCAAGGGAGTCGCCTTtcatagaaaaacaacaaactGCTCGTAATCTTTACTGGTTGTCAATTGTCATTGAAAATGTTGATTGAATCTCGCTCCTCAGAATCAATGCGAGCCCAAATCTTCgattttatatatgaaataagATCCCTGCCCTGCGTTCTTCCTCCGGTTGGTGTGTTGCTCTTAACAAAAGAACTAGTTGGCCTTTTCGATTCGAGACTTCGAGTTCAGCTAAACTCCGACATGTCCGCGGGGAGGCAGTCATCAAATTCGAAGATtattggggggggggggggggggggggggggggggggggcattCGTCAAAAAAATTGTTCAGCGAAAATTCGTGAGAAGAAATGATAGTTGAGGGAGAGTTCTGCAATTAACCATTAAATTTAAAGTGCCCAAACTCTCCGGTCCGGATCACCGTGATTTCTCATCGCCGGCCGGTCCCGAGGCGCTGGTCGACGCCGACTCGTCCGTCAGTGACCGATCGTACGACATGTCGCTTTCGTCCTCCGAATCCACCGGCTTCATGCTCGCCAGCTCCCTCACAATCTCCGCCATCTCTGGCCGCCTCTCCGGCGCATTGTCGCAGCACCGGAGCGCCAGCTGCAGCAGCCTCAGCATCCCTGGGGCGGCGTTCCTCTGCACCGATATCTCCACGTCGAATATTTCAGCCGTCCACTCCTCCCTCACCGCCCTGTGCACCCACGTGCAGAGGTTCACGCCGCTGGTCCCCGGCGGGGCCGAGAATGCGCTGATCCGGCCCGACAGGAGCTCCAGCAGCAAGGCCCCGTAGCTCCAGACGTCGGATTTGTGGGAGATCCTCTTGCTGCTCTGGTACTCTGGCGACTTGTAGGCCATCATGGAGTGGCAGGCGATCGGGGCCGCGATGAGTGATGCGAAGCCATAGTCGGTGATGAGGACTTCGCCATTCTGGTCGAAAAGGACGTTGGAGGATTTGAGGTTCCCGTGCGGGACGATGCCGTTTGAGGCCCTGGAGCTGCGGTGGAGGTGCTCTAGCGCCAGCGCGGCGCCTCGGGCAGCTGAGAGCCTTGCATTCCACCTGAACGGTACCCGGTctcggcctcctcttcctcctgcAAATTTCggttatttcagttacaaactTCTGACTTAATTTATTGACGATCAGTTTTGGCACCGAAAGTATTGACTCGATGACGATAATGATGATATTGATAGAGGTACTTGGTTTTAATCCTATAATTGATCGAAATCGAATGAGAATGGGCTTAAATATAAGTTCTGcactcaccatggatgcggtTGAAGAGGTTGCCCTTCTCGGCGAATCGGTACACAAGCAACTTCTCGTCCTTGGAGTAGTAGTAAGCGAGGGGAGGCAGCAGGTTCAGGTGACTCAGGCTGGCAACGGAAATTAGCTTCCTTGTGAACTCCTCGTCTGTCATCGGTTTCAGATCCCTCAGCCTCTTCACAACCACGGCTTGCCCATCCTCTAGCAGCGCCTTGTAACTATTCCCGAAGATCCCTCTGCCCAGGCCCTCCGCGGTCGCCTTGAGGAGATCACTGAGCTCGAAATTGGCTATGCTCTTGTCCATAAATACGAGCTtcccttccttttcttctgcaCCGAACACGGACCTCCTGCCCTCAactactgcttcctcgggcttttCTTGGTCTCTGTTGGCCTCCTCCAATCTCCTGCCTTGCACTTGGACTTGCACTCGCACTCTttcgtcttcctcctcctcctcctcctcctccttgttTTCGTCCTTCATGAACTTCTTCAGCTCCTTGGATTTCTTGTAGTACAGGAAGAACAGGATAACAACGGCAACAAGCCCAACAACATCGAAGAGCAGGAAGATAACTGCATAATGAGATAAGGAAGAGTTTTTCTTGTTCGACTTTGTGTTGCTTTCACCTGGAGGCTGCTCGGGAGCCTGCGACCCATCTTGTTGCTCTTTAGAGGTGCTCAAATTGCATGAGTTCAAGGTGGGCGGACCACACAATTTGGGGTTGTCCAAGAATGAGTCAGGCCCAAAAGACTGGAGGGTTCGGGTTGAAGGGATTAGCCCGCTGAGATTGTTGTTCGACACATTGAACAGGATCAGCGTGGGTTGATCGAACTCAGGAATTTGGCCTGTCAAGTTGTTCCCCTGGAGCTGAAGCGAGATCAAAAGATCGAGACTTGCGAGAGACTGAGAGATTGGGCCATGGAACTTGTTGCCGGATAGGTCAACACTTGTCAGCTGCTGATTGGCGGCGAAGTTCATCAGGGTCCCCGTGAGCGAGTTGTTCCGAAAGCTTAAGGCAACCAGCTCCGGGAGGAAGATGAACGTGTCGAATTTTATGGTTCCAGTGAGGTCCATGTTTTCTAACAAGATCCCCGTGACCCTTCCATTTATGCACTGAATCCCATACCAGTAAGGCGGTTCGTTCATGTAACACTGCAGGCCTGTCCAGTTTTTGTTCAGAAATGGGTGATTGAAATTGGCTTTGAGAGCATAGAGGGCATCTCTCTCCTGTCTGTCGTAACCTGTTGCAGGCCCTCCTCCAGCAACGTTTTGGTTTGAAAACGTGATCAGAACCGAAGCAAGAAGGATCTTACTAAGAGACCAAGAACCCATTATTGCTTTGGCAGAGAGTGAAAGGTTTCTATGCTTTGACTGTTATGGATGAGGACGCACATCGACTTCTCGACTTAAATGGTCGATTGAATCATAGATATTTGCTTGGTTTCTCTGTTACAGCTAATGGATAGCTTGGCTTTGTTGAAGATGGAAACGAGACAGACAGGATTTTATGCCATGAGAATTCCTAGaacgtgttttttttttgttatcacattgttattttctttcctGATTGTATCATCGACTGTTTCGACTTAGAATGTACCCGAATTATACCAAATGGCCTCGTTTTGTCCCATCTTGTTTGCTGCAATTCCTATGCTCTCTCTGGTGGAAGGCTCggtgaaaattccgaattggACCTGTGTACGGAATTTGGACACAGGTCCACGGACAAGATCAAAAACCACAGCTAATTGTATTGTACTGGACAATGCGATTGTCTGATGTGGTAGCATAGTTTTGGATTGTCTCGCGGTCTCCCTGGTCGTGTTCTACCTGAAAGTACGGTGAAACAGTGAAGTAGAGAGAGCATGAGCAAAGAATTTGAATTTATCAACGTGGGCTAATAAGCCCGAAGAAGATAGATTCATCATCTCCTGTTTATGGACTCAAATTATCTACACATGCTCTTTCACATTCCTCGCTTacaacccgagagctccaagaGGAGTCTTTCCTTGCCCTGCCTCGAAGTAGAAGATCAACATAGCCAGCATAGCGATCCGGGCATGCTTGATCTCGGCGACCTTGAGCCTCTCGAGCTTCTCAGTATCAGGGATGTAGACACCGTCCTTGATTGTGCCTGCTAAGCCCAGTGGGTCAAAGAACTTGCCTCCAGGGTATCCCTGTTCACCGGTAGCGTTTGCGAAGTTCTCAGCAGTGCGAGACCATGGGGTGGCCCACTCCACAGATTGGGAGTCCGGGTTGAAGAAGTCGACCCACCGCTTGCTCTCCACCCAGCCCATGAGGATGAGCTGGGTTCCAAGTAGTGACCCAAACGAGAACGGTGCAATCGCCCCGGGGTCTGCTCCAGCCTCGAACCATGGGATACCGCTCCAGGCCTGGCCGACGAAAATGCCGACCACTGCTGCCATGGCCCACCTTCCGTGGATCAGCTCGGCCTCCCGGTACCACTTCAGGAATGCCGGGTCCTTGCCAAGGCCCAATGGGTCAAACCCGTAGTCTCCTGGGAGTCTGCAGTGGCAAAGTTACAGAAAAGGGCAGTCGATTAGCAActgataatatatttatttatttttcataaaaatgtaGGATATACTCACTGCGGTTCATTC is a genomic window containing:
- the LOC116205260 gene encoding probable inactive receptor kinase At1g48480; this encodes MGSWSLSKILLASVLITFSNQNVAGGGPATGYDRQERDALYALKANFNHPFLNKNWTGLQCYMNEPPYWYGIQCINGRVTGILLENMDLTGTIKFDTFIFLPELVALSFRNNSLTGTLMNFAANQQLTSVDLSGNKFHGPISQSLASLDLLISLQLQGNNLTGQIPEFDQPTLILFNVSNNNLSGLIPSTRTLQSFGPDSFLDNPKLCGPPTLNSCNLSTSKEQQDGSQAPEQPPGESNTKSNKKNSSLSHYAVIFLLFDVVGLVAVVILFFLYYKKSKELKKFMKDENKEEEEEEEEDERVRVQVQVQGRRLEEANRDQEKPEEAVVEGRRSVFGAEEKEGKLVFMDKSIANFELSDLLKATAEGLGRGIFGNSYKALLEDGQAVVVKRLRDLKPMTDEEFTRKLISVASLSHLNLLPPLAYYYSKDEKLLVYRFAEKGNLFNRIHGGRGGRDRVPFRWNARLSAARGAALALEHLHRSSRASNGIVPHGNLKSSNVLFDQNGEVLITDYGFASLIAAPIACHSMMAYKSPEYQSSKRISHKSDVWSYGALLLELLSGRISAFSAPPGTSGVNLCTWVHRAVREEWTAEIFDVEISVQRNAAPGMLRLLQLALRCCDNAPERRPEMAEIVRELASMKPVDSEDESDMSYDRSLTDESASTSASGPAGDEKSR
- the LOC116205262 gene encoding chlorophyll a-b binding protein CP24 10A, chloroplastic — its product is MAAATSGAVVNGLGSTFLCGGKRSQRLLSGVGARTAGSPAGPRRMVVMAAQPKKSWIPGVRGGGNFIDPEWLDGSLPGDYGFDPLGLGKDPAFLKWYREAELIHGRWAMAAVVGIFVGQAWSGIPWFEAGADPGAIAPFSFGSLLGTQLILMGWVESKRWVDFFNPDSQSVEWATPWSRTAENFANATGEQGYPGGKFFDPLGLAGTIKDGVYIPDTEKLERLKVAEIKHARIAMLAMLIFYFEAGQGKTPLGALGL